A region from the Bacteroidales bacterium genome encodes:
- a CDS encoding YceI family protein has translation MKKAGIITVIVLALGYLSFTVVEKSTWTYDKAHAKVGFSVTHMMISDVEGYFKNATATLTTTNPDFTDAVVELTADASSIFTDNEKRDEHLKSADFFDAQKYPTITFKSFYFKKTKTANTYYVKGNLTMHGVTKPVGLNVVAKTGVNPYSKKEIAGFKITGSLKRSDFGIGGETPSAIVSDEVQIICNAEFSKD, from the coding sequence ATGAAAAAAGCAGGAATAATAACCGTAATCGTGCTGGCTCTTGGATATTTATCCTTTACAGTAGTTGAAAAATCTACCTGGACCTATGATAAAGCCCACGCAAAAGTCGGGTTCAGCGTAACACATATGATGATCTCCGATGTGGAAGGCTATTTCAAAAATGCCACTGCCACACTTACCACCACTAATCCCGATTTCACAGATGCAGTTGTCGAATTAACAGCTGATGCATCCTCCATTTTCACAGATAACGAAAAGAGGGATGAACATTTAAAATCGGCGGATTTTTTTGACGCTCAGAAATATCCGACCATTACATTTAAGAGCTTCTACTTCAAGAAGACCAAGACTGCAAATACTTATTATGTGAAAGGCAATCTTACTATGCATGGTGTAACAAAACCTGTTGGACTGAATGTAGTTGCCAAAACAGGTGTGAATCCTTACAGTAAAAAAGAAATTGCCGGTTTTAAAATTACCGGGTCATTGAAAAGGTCCGATTTTGGAATTGGTGGTGAAACTCCTTCAGCCATTGTGAGTGATGAGGTTCAGATCATTTGTAATGCTGAGTTCTCAAAAGATTAA
- a CDS encoding SDR family oxidoreductase yields MIMITGATGNFGKATIDFLLARGVPATEITALVRDTEKAKDLTQKGISLRLGDYRDYSSLVEAFQDIDKLLLVSSSDINDRASQHTNAIKAAREAGVGHIIYTSFQRKNEVNSPIQFISEAHLVAEKEIKASGLTYTILQNGLYADIIPWFLGEKVFETGIYLPAGNGKAAFTLRNDMAEAAANILVGKGHENKIYQTAANETSSFEDVAGILSEISGAPVRYTDASPEEFKTTLTSSGVPEGIIAMFGGFSEAIKQGEFDFENNDLETLLNRKPVSISDYLKAVYQEG; encoded by the coding sequence ATGATAATGATTACAGGCGCAACAGGAAACTTCGGGAAAGCCACTATCGACTTTCTCCTGGCCAGGGGTGTTCCAGCCACAGAAATAACGGCCTTAGTGCGTGATACTGAAAAAGCAAAAGACCTGACACAGAAAGGAATTTCACTCAGGTTAGGAGATTATCGCGATTATTCTTCATTAGTTGAAGCTTTTCAAGATATTGACAAACTGCTTTTGGTTTCATCTTCTGATATTAATGACAGGGCTAGCCAGCACACCAATGCTATAAAAGCTGCCAGGGAAGCAGGAGTCGGTCATATCATCTACACAAGTTTCCAACGTAAGAACGAAGTAAATTCACCTATACAGTTTATTTCAGAAGCTCACCTTGTAGCTGAGAAAGAAATCAAAGCCTCCGGACTGACTTATACCATTCTGCAAAACGGACTTTATGCAGACATTATTCCCTGGTTCCTGGGAGAAAAAGTGTTTGAAACCGGTATTTATTTACCGGCGGGTAATGGCAAAGCAGCATTCACACTGCGCAATGATATGGCCGAAGCAGCTGCAAATATCCTGGTTGGGAAAGGACATGAAAACAAGATCTACCAGACAGCTGCAAATGAGACGTCTTCTTTTGAAGATGTAGCTGGAATTCTATCTGAGATTTCTGGAGCACCAGTAAGATATACTGATGCTTCCCCTGAAGAGTTCAAAACAACCCTTACTTCTTCAGGTGTACCCGAAGGAATCATTGCCATGTTTGGCGGCTTCAGTGAAGCAATTAAACAAGGGGAATTCGATTTTGAAAATAATGACCTGGAAACCTTACTAAACAGAAAACCCGTTTCGATAAGTGATTATCTGAAGGCTGTATACCAGGAAGGATAA
- a CDS encoding helix-turn-helix transcriptional regulator, translating to MSSIEDLNKVKSCPTHFVLAINDTLNVLVGKWKLPIIGSLLFGKKRFRELEREIPRITPRMLSKELKDLEINGIVKRTVFDTIPVMVEYELTESGRSLHSVLDAMIAWGLDHRKMAISSEKAA from the coding sequence ATGAGCTCAATAGAAGACCTGAATAAAGTAAAGAGTTGCCCAACTCATTTTGTTTTAGCCATCAATGATACCTTAAATGTACTGGTAGGCAAATGGAAACTACCCATTATTGGTTCCTTATTGTTCGGGAAGAAGCGATTTAGGGAATTGGAAAGGGAAATACCGAGAATTACCCCACGAATGCTTTCAAAAGAGTTGAAAGACCTTGAAATCAATGGCATTGTCAAACGAACGGTTTTTGATACCATCCCTGTTATGGTAGAATATGAACTTACCGAGTCAGGGCGCTCCTTACATAGCGTGTTGGATGCAATGATTGCCTGGGGACTTGACCATCGGAAAATGGCCATTTCTTCGGAAAAAGCTGCTTAA
- a CDS encoding T9SS type A sorting domain-containing protein, whose amino-acid sequence MNIHLKFINLFVFLLFMGHILNAQQPKVSRVFYDMSNPVKANAIVNTYDQGFLLCGQHSGSGLIMKLDAEANLDWAFKIGDDFYEEFWAIAPTHDSCFVVAGESYAEVDPNAVVYYVKINIDGDTLWAKSIDFGSWCNVTSLQQTADHGFIMSGNLGYSTNPYSRIFVARLNADGNVLWARNYTAFNNENKVNSINETAGGEFVLTGIVENLNPFMAKPFVMKISDQGDIIWSKSYEVSSSDFYTGSGLIIDGNAMFINLFSYNYFEPIVMKMDLSGNVLWSKKYSAMYSFNFNNNFPKLHKTSDNHFVLVTPGQFGILMKIGMDGSLSWMSSLFMEPVDVLENHDGGLMIVGTGPIYGVKKGANPNPHIGIILADSNGKGVDCTYEFSGGLKNVSMDTASITFSWQSGFTQNHLSLPVVQDFPDIKEGCVDFIGGTDESPEDESAFKIFPNPTSGLTAFVLEAKKSTSVQSIQIISNSGQVRNYPVDFRNHVCTLDLSALPNGIYLARIVCGTEVYTRKLIIRH is encoded by the coding sequence ATGAATATACATTTGAAGTTTATCAACCTTTTTGTGTTTTTACTTTTTATGGGACACATTCTCAACGCTCAGCAGCCCAAGGTCTCCAGAGTTTTTTATGATATGTCAAATCCGGTTAAGGCCAATGCAATCGTAAACACCTATGATCAGGGTTTCCTGCTTTGCGGACAGCACTCGGGTAGCGGCCTTATTATGAAACTGGATGCTGAAGCCAACCTGGACTGGGCATTTAAAATTGGGGATGATTTCTATGAAGAGTTCTGGGCTATTGCGCCCACCCACGATTCCTGCTTTGTGGTGGCAGGCGAAAGTTATGCAGAGGTTGACCCCAATGCTGTTGTTTACTATGTCAAAATCAATATTGATGGCGATACCCTATGGGCAAAATCCATCGACTTTGGTTCATGGTGCAATGTAACCAGCCTTCAGCAAACTGCCGATCACGGATTTATCATGTCTGGAAATCTGGGTTATTCGACAAATCCGTACTCGAGGATTTTTGTCGCCCGGCTGAACGCCGATGGAAATGTACTCTGGGCAAGGAATTATACTGCGTTTAATAATGAAAACAAGGTGAATTCTATCAATGAAACAGCCGGGGGTGAATTTGTCCTTACCGGCATCGTTGAAAACCTTAATCCTTTTATGGCAAAGCCTTTTGTAATGAAAATTTCTGACCAGGGGGATATTATCTGGTCAAAATCTTATGAAGTTTCCAGTTCTGACTTTTATACTGGCAGTGGTTTGATAATCGATGGTAATGCTATGTTTATCAATCTGTTTTCATATAATTATTTCGAACCTATCGTAATGAAGATGGATCTCTCAGGGAATGTTCTGTGGAGTAAGAAATATTCAGCTATGTATTCATTTAATTTTAATAATAACTTTCCTAAATTACACAAGACCTCTGACAATCACTTTGTTTTAGTGACGCCTGGGCAATTTGGAATATTAATGAAGATTGGAATGGATGGAAGCTTATCCTGGATGAGCAGCCTATTTATGGAACCGGTAGATGTACTTGAAAACCATGATGGAGGTCTAATGATTGTTGGCACTGGACCCATATATGGAGTGAAAAAGGGGGCCAATCCGAATCCTCATATTGGTATCATTTTGGCTGACTCGAATGGGAAAGGAGTTGATTGCACCTATGAATTCTCGGGAGGGCTTAAGAATGTTTCAATGGATACCGCTTCAATAACCTTCAGTTGGCAATCAGGTTTTACTCAGAATCATTTATCACTACCGGTGGTTCAGGATTTCCCGGATATCAAGGAAGGCTGTGTCGATTTTATTGGTGGAACAGATGAAAGCCCGGAGGATGAATCTGCATTCAAAATATTTCCAAATCCCACTTCCGGTCTGACAGCCTTTGTACTGGAGGCAAAAAAAAGCACTTCAGTACAAAGTATCCAAATCATCAGCAACAGTGGACAAGTCCGGAACTATCCTGTGGATTTCAGAAACCATGTTTGCACCCTTGATCTTTCAGCACTGCCAAATGGAATTTACCTGGCAAGAATCGTCTGTGGAACAGAGGTATACACAAGGAAACTGATAATCCGGCATTAA
- the cydB gene encoding cytochrome d ubiquinol oxidase subunit II has translation METFLGIDYPTLWFLVVGALFSGYAILDGFDLGAGAWHLFFRKEESRRIAINAIGPVWDGNEVWLVIGGGALFAGFPVMYATLFSAMYIPFMLFLAFLIFRAVSIEFRSKEPMAWWRMLWDISYCISSAMLAFLLGVVLGNVLQGIAIGPDYEFKGHWLQFLNPYAILVGLTTLALFMVHGAIYLAMKTEGRLFAKIYVLLKKAILFFVVTFVVTTILTLLSIPHLSDHLLGNPILWIVPVLAFLSIANIPRLVSKRKFRNAFLFSSLTMSLLLILVAIELYPVLLLSTIDPAYNITVYSAASSIKALKTMLIIVLIGAPMVGIYTLFVYRTFRGKVKLDDTSY, from the coding sequence ATGGAAACATTTCTTGGTATCGATTATCCCACCTTATGGTTCCTGGTAGTAGGAGCACTTTTTTCGGGATATGCCATCCTGGATGGATTTGACCTGGGAGCCGGAGCCTGGCATCTTTTTTTCCGGAAGGAAGAAAGCCGAAGGATCGCAATAAATGCAATCGGGCCGGTATGGGATGGTAATGAAGTATGGCTGGTGATTGGAGGAGGTGCTCTTTTTGCTGGCTTCCCCGTAATGTATGCCACTCTTTTTTCTGCAATGTATATTCCTTTCATGCTTTTCCTGGCCTTTTTGATTTTCAGGGCGGTTTCTATTGAATTTCGCAGCAAGGAACCCATGGCATGGTGGAGGATGCTTTGGGATATTTCTTATTGCATTTCAAGCGCAATGCTGGCTTTTCTGCTGGGTGTTGTTTTGGGGAATGTTTTACAAGGGATTGCCATTGGTCCGGATTATGAATTTAAAGGCCACTGGCTGCAATTCCTGAATCCATATGCAATACTGGTGGGTTTGACTACCCTGGCCTTATTTATGGTTCATGGTGCCATCTACCTGGCAATGAAAACAGAAGGAAGACTTTTTGCTAAAATCTATGTTTTACTCAAAAAGGCTATCCTGTTTTTTGTGGTCACTTTTGTTGTAACCACAATATTAACCCTTCTAAGTATTCCTCATCTGTCGGATCACCTGCTGGGAAATCCGATCCTCTGGATTGTTCCTGTCCTGGCTTTTCTCAGTATAGCAAACATTCCCCGACTGGTTAGCAAGCGCAAATTCAGGAATGCATTCCTGTTTTCTTCACTTACCATGAGTTTACTGCTAATCCTCGTGGCTATTGAACTTTACCCGGTATTATTATTATCAACGATCGACCCTGCTTATAATATCACAGTTTATAGCGCTGCCTCTTCGATTAAGGCACTCAAAACCATGCTGATTATTGTGCTGATCGGTGCTCCAATGGTAGGAATCTATACCCTTTTTGTCTATCGCACATTCCGCGGAAAGGTTAAACTCGATGATACAAGTTATTGA
- a CDS encoding cytochrome ubiquinol oxidase subunit I, with protein sequence METEILARIQFAFTISFHYIYPPLSIGLGLIMVIMEGMYLKTGQKIYEQMARFWTRIFALTFGIGVATGIVMEFEFGTNWATYSRYVGDVFGSALAAEGIFAFALESGFLGVLLFGWNRVKPPVHFIATLGVWLGSMFSAVWIVVANSWQQTPAGYHIVGEGINARAEITDFWAMVFNPSSVERLLHVWIGALLAGAFLVLSVHGYYLLKNRYVELSQKAFKIALVVATLFSVSQLLTGHQSSIGVAKNQPVKLAAFEGHFDSLAVADMYLFGWVDKENQKVYGPAVPGGLSFLTNFDFKKPVTGLNAFPEKDRPSAVNAVFQFYHLMIAIGMAMIGLTLLASWLWWRGKLFTSRWLLTIFVWAVLLPQLANQAGWFAAEMGRQPWVVYGLLRTSDAFSKSVTANQIIFSLVMFTFIYVLLFALFIYLLDRKIKHGPYDESEIEDRPRQHEIAEIVES encoded by the coding sequence ATGGAAACTGAAATTCTGGCCAGAATACAATTTGCTTTCACAATCTCATTTCATTATATCTATCCCCCTTTAAGTATTGGGCTTGGATTGATCATGGTGATCATGGAAGGCATGTATCTGAAAACTGGTCAGAAGATATATGAGCAGATGGCCCGGTTCTGGACGCGAATTTTTGCCCTGACTTTTGGAATTGGGGTAGCCACAGGAATTGTCATGGAGTTTGAATTCGGGACCAACTGGGCAACTTACTCCAGGTATGTCGGCGATGTTTTTGGCAGTGCACTGGCAGCAGAAGGAATCTTTGCCTTTGCCCTTGAGAGTGGTTTCCTGGGGGTTTTGCTCTTTGGCTGGAACCGCGTTAAACCCCCTGTTCATTTTATTGCAACCCTGGGAGTCTGGCTGGGATCAATGTTTTCAGCTGTTTGGATAGTAGTAGCCAACAGCTGGCAGCAAACTCCGGCAGGATATCATATTGTAGGTGAAGGTATAAATGCCCGTGCTGAAATTACTGATTTCTGGGCGATGGTTTTTAATCCTTCCAGCGTTGAGAGATTGTTACATGTATGGATAGGGGCTCTCCTTGCAGGTGCATTCCTGGTATTGAGTGTTCATGGGTATTACCTGCTGAAAAACCGCTATGTTGAATTATCACAAAAAGCTTTTAAGATTGCCCTGGTAGTTGCCACCCTCTTTTCTGTCTCTCAATTGCTTACCGGCCACCAATCCTCTATTGGGGTGGCTAAAAACCAACCGGTTAAACTTGCAGCTTTTGAAGGCCATTTTGATAGCCTGGCAGTAGCTGATATGTACCTGTTTGGCTGGGTCGACAAAGAGAATCAGAAGGTTTATGGCCCTGCAGTTCCGGGAGGATTAAGCTTCCTGACAAATTTCGATTTTAAAAAGCCGGTAACCGGACTGAATGCTTTCCCTGAAAAAGATCGCCCCTCAGCCGTAAATGCAGTGTTTCAATTTTATCACCTTATGATTGCCATTGGAATGGCTATGATTGGCTTAACACTCCTGGCTAGCTGGTTATGGTGGAGGGGAAAATTATTTACCAGCCGATGGTTACTGACAATCTTTGTGTGGGCTGTGCTTTTGCCACAACTGGCAAACCAGGCAGGGTGGTTTGCTGCCGAAATGGGCCGTCAGCCATGGGTAGTCTATGGTTTATTAAGAACCAGCGATGCTTTTTCCAAATCAGTCACAGCCAACCAGATCATCTTTTCGTTGGTCATGTTTACCTTTATCTATGTGTTATTATTTGCTCTTTTTATCTATTTGCTGGATAGAAAGATCAAACATGGCCCCTATGATGAATCTGAAATTGAAGATCGCCCGCGCCAGCATGAAATAGCTGAAATTGTAGAATCCTGA
- a CDS encoding helix-turn-helix transcriptional regulator: MSRAKELAWEAYNYSIQTKQEPDIANSLLSLARVYYDAGNIDSSKIFLFNSQKIKNEIEDISGLDRIYFYWGMILQKDGKYREAIKKYQIALQYARLSSKTTLQARCYTELANCYKFLNESAKMNQSIEAALLTLKKGGDSLLLSNAYCHLGILQNDLGQLENAVSSFIQSIRIAEVLCDSLGLGYLCSNLAGVYGAFALPEKANEYNLKAYNVFKNTGNKRGMAYALNSLGITASGLKENSKALKYYLEAGQLKVAVADWQGACFIYNNIADLYINTKELTLAGKYLKIAEYFTGKAGDMLSTVVFYNTSGHYHSARYEHSIARSFFEKSLYLAETAKLHDFITSNLESISAEYDAEGKPGEALAFFKRYTARKDSVASLNDRKAIAEMQVKYDSDRKESQLKEMSRLILNSSLENRSFLAGNITIGLMILLISVLFLYRMKSKMRLASQASGAVHSDFPGLDLKKITFITDQASKPTLTPDQQQWIWSELNQIMDKEKLFLNGNLKLSDLALRLNTNTSYLSRVINEMSRENFCNYLNQLRIREAQLLLSDPDNLYLTIEGIALSVGFNSKSAFNTSFKKYTSKTPSEYLNKVPSKDRKPVSNPN; this comes from the coding sequence ATGAGCAGGGCCAAAGAATTGGCCTGGGAAGCTTACAATTATTCCATTCAAACCAAACAAGAACCCGATATTGCCAATTCACTCTTAAGCCTTGCAAGGGTTTATTACGATGCCGGAAATATTGACTCATCAAAAATCTTCCTCTTCAATTCGCAAAAGATTAAAAATGAAATTGAAGACATATCTGGTCTTGACAGGATTTATTTTTATTGGGGCATGATTCTTCAAAAGGATGGCAAATATCGGGAGGCAATTAAGAAGTACCAGATAGCCCTTCAATATGCCAGACTAAGCAGTAAAACTACGCTGCAGGCCCGTTGTTATACAGAACTGGCTAATTGTTACAAATTTCTGAACGAATCCGCTAAAATGAATCAGTCGATAGAGGCTGCGCTCCTTACATTAAAAAAAGGAGGAGATTCCTTGCTGCTTTCCAATGCCTATTGTCACCTTGGGATTTTACAAAATGATCTCGGCCAGCTGGAAAATGCAGTGTCTTCATTTATTCAGTCTATCAGAATTGCAGAAGTACTGTGTGATAGTCTTGGACTAGGTTACCTCTGCTCTAATCTTGCAGGTGTATATGGTGCTTTCGCATTACCAGAGAAAGCTAATGAGTATAATCTGAAAGCTTATAATGTCTTTAAAAATACAGGAAATAAGAGGGGTATGGCCTATGCTTTGAATAGTTTAGGCATTACAGCTTCAGGATTAAAAGAAAATTCAAAAGCACTAAAGTACTATCTGGAAGCCGGGCAACTCAAAGTTGCGGTAGCTGACTGGCAAGGGGCATGTTTCATTTATAATAATATTGCTGATCTCTATATCAACACAAAGGAATTGACACTCGCAGGGAAATACCTGAAAATTGCAGAATATTTTACCGGAAAGGCAGGTGATATGCTGTCAACGGTAGTATTCTACAATACATCCGGTCATTATCATTCAGCCAGGTATGAACATTCAATAGCCCGCAGTTTTTTTGAAAAGAGCCTTTACCTTGCTGAGACTGCAAAACTGCATGATTTTATCACGTCAAACCTTGAATCCATATCCGCCGAATATGATGCCGAGGGCAAACCCGGAGAAGCCCTGGCCTTCTTTAAAAGATACACTGCCAGGAAGGATTCGGTAGCCAGTTTAAATGACAGGAAAGCCATTGCTGAGATGCAGGTAAAGTACGATTCTGACAGAAAGGAGTCCCAGCTTAAGGAAATGAGTAGGTTGATCCTGAATAGCTCCCTGGAAAACCGTTCATTTCTCGCCGGAAATATTACAATTGGATTGATGATCCTGCTGATTTCAGTTTTATTCCTTTATAGGATGAAATCTAAAATGAGACTAGCCAGCCAGGCTTCCGGAGCTGTCCATTCAGATTTCCCGGGATTGGATCTTAAGAAAATCACTTTTATTACTGACCAGGCATCCAAACCAACCCTCACACCAGATCAGCAGCAATGGATCTGGTCAGAACTTAACCAGATCATGGATAAAGAAAAGTTGTTTCTCAACGGGAACCTGAAATTATCTGATCTTGCTCTCAGGCTGAATACAAATACCAGCTATCTTTCCAGGGTAATTAATGAGATGTCGAGGGAAAACTTCTGTAATTATCTCAATCAACTGCGTATCCGGGAGGCTCAACTACTGCTTTCTGATCCGGACAATTTATATTTGACGATTGAAGGGATTGCTCTTTCAGTAGGATTCAATTCCAAAAGTGCCTTCAATACCTCCTTTAAGAAATATACCTCAAAAACACCTTCCGAATACCTGAACAAGGTTCCATCTAAGGATAGAAAGCCTGTCTCAAACCCCAATTGA
- a CDS encoding QacE, translating to MAEEKIFLDEKGVKVTNARFLTFGKTHSMSGVTAVSSYIIKPNRKQPIILAVIGLIITIFHWAGLILVAGAVAFWFLQKNKYTVSLSSASGNEDALTDLDKDFIFRVVDALNEAIVYRG from the coding sequence ATGGCAGAAGAAAAAATTTTTCTCGATGAAAAAGGTGTTAAAGTAACTAATGCCCGTTTCCTAACTTTTGGCAAAACCCATTCCATGTCGGGGGTCACAGCTGTTAGTTCTTACATCATCAAACCCAATAGAAAGCAGCCCATCATCCTGGCTGTTATCGGACTGATCATTACTATTTTCCACTGGGCCGGGCTTATCCTGGTTGCCGGAGCCGTTGCTTTCTGGTTCCTTCAGAAGAATAAATACACCGTCTCTTTAAGTTCAGCCTCCGGAAATGAAGACGCACTCACTGATCTTGACAAGGATTTCATCTTCAGGGTAGTGGATGCTTTAAATGAAGCCATTGTGTACAGGGGATAA
- a CDS encoding AAA family ATPase yields the protein MRIDRFFLSKAFPDKEIQQSWNAGHAINEASYGNGSWALTVASVSEYTGQQWNTDGEFPVEEIKNGWNAGKDVTFLGYGDGRWVLFMSENSGYTDQIWRTSSRFPEKEIQTGIKDGYFVTQLAFGSDRWGLIMSKGSSYDEQLYNSYNEFPKTAIQKGWDSGYDITSLAYGNGKWGLILTKGTGFGMQQWYTNPEFPMNDINDKIREGYSISTLTFGNDAWALAMTEMEADSEEESEEEIESGGGKVDKVAVNINPESERLSAVGSQFFNKGDYDKAIVQFKKAIDLDPKNVDALAGIATTYTWKDDFDTALVYYEKAFALDKNSPILASNLISTYNYKENDEKVLETVNLATPGCIDQIEFAETFNAIGVAFFNKNQFEKAIHYYKKAIKIDPKNECYNDNLEHAEENLKQQPALQSETVAQPAIYQVPDIGDEELLNLSLKELNGLTGLDTIKRDVEDLMKYIRIEKLRQQRGLNVNPVALHSVFSGPPGTGKTTVARLLGKIFKAMGLLKKGHVVEVDRSGLVAEYIGQTALKTNKIIDTALDGILFIDEAYSLAPEEDPRDFGKEAIETLLKRMEDSRDRLIVIVAGYTQEMKRFIEANPGLQSRFTRYFFFEDYSPQQLSDIFIEITKSRDFRIEQEAIDKLLRYTGFLYQSRTKSFGNARVMRNLFEEVVRLQSGRLAMLPHISDDDLVTFTESDITEAVKDEFADEKQETLEDVLKELQLLTGLGNVKKDVSTLINYIKIEKMRREKGLGSNSISLHTVFYGPPGTGKTTVARMLGRIFKAMGILSKGHVVEVSRADLVGQYIGHTAPKTMKVIDSAIHGILFIDEAYMLTPADSSNDFGQEAVDTLLKRMEDDRDKLVVIVAGYTEEMNHFLESNPGLRSRFNRNFYFNDYESLELTEIFLGMCKANHFQVTLKCRK from the coding sequence ATGAGAATCGATCGCTTTTTCCTCTCCAAAGCATTCCCGGATAAAGAAATTCAGCAATCATGGAATGCAGGACATGCTATTAATGAAGCCTCATATGGCAATGGAAGCTGGGCATTGACCGTTGCCTCCGTTAGTGAATATACAGGACAACAATGGAACACTGATGGTGAATTTCCTGTTGAAGAAATAAAAAACGGATGGAATGCGGGGAAGGATGTGACGTTCCTGGGGTATGGCGATGGACGGTGGGTACTGTTCATGTCGGAAAACTCAGGTTATACTGACCAGATCTGGAGAACCAGTTCCCGCTTTCCTGAAAAGGAAATTCAAACAGGGATTAAGGATGGATATTTTGTGACTCAACTGGCCTTTGGTTCTGATAGATGGGGTCTTATCATGTCAAAAGGAAGCAGTTATGATGAGCAGCTATATAACAGTTATAATGAATTTCCGAAAACCGCAATTCAAAAAGGATGGGATTCGGGATATGATATCACCTCTTTAGCTTATGGGAATGGCAAATGGGGCCTTATCCTCACCAAGGGAACTGGTTTTGGTATGCAGCAATGGTACACAAACCCGGAATTCCCTATGAATGATATCAATGATAAAATCAGGGAAGGATATAGCATCAGCACCTTAACATTTGGCAATGATGCATGGGCCCTGGCAATGACAGAAATGGAAGCGGATTCAGAGGAAGAAAGTGAAGAAGAAATTGAATCAGGTGGAGGTAAAGTTGACAAGGTAGCGGTAAATATAAATCCTGAGTCTGAACGATTATCGGCTGTAGGCAGCCAGTTTTTCAATAAAGGGGATTATGATAAGGCGATTGTTCAGTTCAAAAAGGCCATTGACCTGGACCCGAAGAATGTGGATGCACTGGCCGGAATTGCAACTACTTATACATGGAAAGATGATTTTGATACTGCCTTAGTCTATTATGAAAAAGCCTTTGCCCTGGATAAGAACTCCCCTATTCTTGCTTCCAATCTTATAAGCACATATAACTATAAGGAAAATGATGAAAAGGTACTGGAAACAGTAAACCTGGCAACTCCCGGTTGTATCGACCAGATTGAATTTGCTGAAACCTTTAATGCAATCGGTGTTGCATTTTTTAATAAAAATCAGTTCGAAAAAGCCATCCACTATTACAAAAAGGCGATAAAAATTGATCCAAAGAATGAGTGTTACAATGATAACCTGGAGCATGCAGAAGAAAACCTTAAACAGCAACCGGCCCTTCAGTCGGAAACGGTTGCTCAGCCGGCCATTTACCAGGTGCCTGATATAGGTGATGAAGAGTTACTGAACCTGTCGCTGAAGGAATTAAACGGACTAACCGGCCTTGACACGATTAAAAGGGATGTTGAAGACCTGATGAAGTATATCAGGATTGAAAAGCTTCGTCAGCAAAGGGGCCTAAATGTTAACCCGGTAGCACTACATTCTGTTTTCTCAGGCCCCCCGGGAACCGGAAAAACTACTGTAGCCCGATTGCTAGGGAAAATATTCAAAGCCATGGGATTATTGAAGAAGGGGCATGTTGTGGAGGTTGACCGCTCAGGACTGGTAGCTGAATATATTGGGCAGACGGCATTAAAAACGAATAAAATCATTGATACGGCACTTGATGGCATCCTCTTTATTGATGAAGCCTATAGCCTGGCCCCGGAAGAAGATCCGAGGGATTTTGGGAAAGAAGCCATTGAGACATTGTTAAAAAGAATGGAAGATAGCCGGGACCGGTTGATCGTGATTGTTGCTGGATATACCCAGGAAATGAAACGTTTTATTGAAGCAAACCCAGGGTTACAATCCCGTTTTACCCGCTATTTTTTCTTTGAGGATTACAGCCCTCAACAGTTATCTGATATATTCATCGAAATCACCAAATCGCGTGATTTCAGGATTGAACAGGAGGCCATTGATAAACTGCTGCGATACACCGGGTTTCTTTATCAATCAAGGACAAAAAGCTTTGGAAATGCCCGGGTGATGCGGAACCTGTTTGAGGAAGTGGTCAGGTTACAGTCGGGACGATTGGCAATGCTTCCACATATCAGTGATGATGACCTGGTTACATTCACTGAGTCAGATATCACTGAAGCAGTAAAAGATGAGTTTGCAGATGAAAAACAGGAAACCCTTGAGGATGTTCTCAAGGAATTGCAACTACTTACCGGGCTAGGAAATGTAAAGAAAGATGTTTCTACCCTGATCAATTATATAAAAATTGAAAAGATGCGGAGGGAGAAGGGGTTGGGATCCAACTCCATTAGTCTGCATACTGTTTTTTATGGGCCTCCGGGAACCGGAAAAACCACGGTTGCCCGCATGCTTGGACGAATCTTCAAAGCGATGGGTATCCTCTCAAAAGGCCATGTGGTAGAAGTGTCGAGGGCCGATCTTGTTGGACAATATATTGGGCATACAGCACCCAAAACTATGAAAGTGATCGACTCAGCCATTCATGGCATTCTCTTTATTGATGAGGCCTATATGCTCACTCCTGCTGACTCATCCAATGATTTCGGGCAAGAAGCTGTCGACACCCTTCTAAAACGTATGGAAGATGACCGGGACAAGCTCGTAGTGATTGTAGCCGGATATACTGAAGAAATGAATCATTTCCTGGAATCCAACCCCGGCCTCCGATCCAGGTTTAACAGGAATTTTTATTTCAATGACTATGAATCTCTAGAATTGACAGAAATCTTCCTCGGAATGTGTAAGGCAAACCACTTCCAGGTAACCCTGAAGTGCCGGAAATAG